The following proteins are co-located in the Flammeovirga kamogawensis genome:
- the pheA gene encoding prephenate dehydratase: MDLLSLRNQIDAIDNQVLRLLNERMNIVKQVGELKKHEKSVIYRPEREKAIIDRLTSLSTDDSGTLNHSAVEAIFLEIFAVSRNIELPEKVAFLGPEGSYTHQAAENRFGAMSEYIPLKTIKSVFDNVETERVRFGVVPIENNQEGTVAETIDQLCYRNVKIVAELPLSVNFTLASNMDDPAKITKIYSKDIAFRQCRNFIEDYFGDDIKLIQVASTSKAAKLALEEEGAAAICSQIAAKLYKLPILYNNIEDSQDNTTRFLILAKDVVNQKSGNDKTSVLAKIGDTPGDLANFLEEFRQRDINLTKIESRPAKIKDNFKYWFLIDFDGHFEESKVQEIIRVYPDTITFLGSYVKMV, from the coding sequence ATGGACTTATTGTCATTAAGAAATCAGATAGATGCTATAGATAACCAAGTACTTCGTCTTTTAAACGAAAGAATGAATATCGTAAAGCAAGTTGGGGAATTAAAAAAACATGAGAAATCTGTTATTTATAGACCTGAAAGAGAAAAAGCTATCATAGATAGACTAACATCTCTTTCTACTGATGATAGCGGTACTTTAAATCACTCTGCAGTAGAAGCTATATTTCTTGAAATATTTGCAGTAAGTAGAAATATTGAGCTTCCAGAAAAAGTTGCATTCTTAGGCCCTGAAGGAAGTTATACACATCAAGCTGCTGAAAATCGTTTTGGTGCTATGAGTGAGTATATCCCGCTTAAAACTATCAAATCAGTTTTTGATAATGTAGAAACTGAACGCGTTCGTTTTGGTGTTGTTCCTATTGAAAATAACCAAGAGGGTACTGTAGCAGAAACTATTGATCAGTTATGTTATAGAAATGTCAAAATAGTAGCTGAGTTACCATTATCTGTTAACTTCACTTTGGCATCTAACATGGATGACCCTGCTAAAATCACTAAGATTTATTCTAAAGATATTGCTTTTAGACAATGTCGTAATTTTATAGAAGATTATTTTGGTGATGACATAAAACTCATCCAAGTTGCTTCTACATCAAAGGCTGCAAAATTAGCTCTAGAAGAAGAAGGTGCTGCTGCAATTTGTTCTCAGATAGCTGCAAAACTTTACAAACTACCTATCCTTTACAATAACATAGAGGACAGCCAAGATAATACTACACGTTTCTTAATACTGGCAAAAGATGTTGTAAACCAGAAATCTGGTAATGATAAAACATCTGTTTTAGCAAAAATTGGTGATACTCCGGGAGATTTGGCAAACTTCTTGGAAGAATTCAGACAACGAGACATCAACCTTACAAAAATTGAAAGCAGACCAGCCAAAATTAAAGATAATTTTAAGTACTGGTTCTTAATAGATTTCGATGGTCACTTTGAAGAAAGTAAGGTTCAAGAGATAATTCGAGTATACCCTGACACAATTACTTTCTTAGGAAGTTATGTAAAAATGGTTTAG